A single region of the Clostridiaceae bacterium genome encodes:
- a CDS encoding alpha/beta-type small acid-soluble spore protein codes for MAAKKNNNDSWTKFKMECAQEVGHLQYVKENNDHYKGDVPSRVNGQQGGPIGGQMVKRMIEMAKNQLK; via the coding sequence ATGGCAGCAAAGAAGAATAATAACGACTCCTGGACCAAGTTTAAAATGGAATGTGCTCAGGAAGTTGGACATCTCCAATATGTAAAGGAAAACAACGATCATTATAAGGGCGATGTTCCCAGCAGAGTTAATGGTCAACAGGGCGGGCCGATAGGCGGACAAATGGTTAAAAGAATGATAGAAATGGCCAAAAATCAGCTTAAATAA
- a CDS encoding phenylalanine--tRNA ligase subunit beta — MKVPLNWLRDYVDINVTTKEFSDAMTLSGSKVEGIEVQGDEITNVVTGKVLSVEKHPNADKLVVCQVDVAGEKLQIVTGAPNVNEGDIVPVALHGSTLPGGIKIKKGKIRGVESQGMMCSVKELGITKEDYPGSIEDGILILSPDTPVGKDIKEVLGLNDTVFEFEITSNRPDCLSVLGIAREASAALRTELKKPEITLREEGDDVNSYATVKIEDPDLCPRYAARVVKDVKIEPSPEWLRRRLKAAGVRPINNIVDITNYVMLELGQPMHAFDLDRLQGKKIIVRRAKNGELLKTLDDQDRVLDSSMLVIADEEKPVGIAGVMGGANSEITENTKMILFESATFDGITVRLGAKKLGLRTEASSRFEKGLDIQNVITAIDRAAQLVEELGAGVVCKGIIDCYPKKYVDRYIKLHPEKINALLGTNIETKKMIDILKALEFEVDSETMDVKIPSFRGDIEEQADLAEEIARFYDYNNIEATLLSGKNATLGGKTRKQKIEDIIKNTMISCGLHETYSYSFTSPKVFDRIRIPENDRLRNAVVILNPLGEDYSIMRTTTIPDMLEIISRNFNRKVPEGKFFDTSYVYIPEGIESGKLPRENMVLTIGLYGNLDFFDLKGIAQELFDVLGINNVEYLPEKDNPTFHPGRTARILLNGENIGVIGEIHPDVAQEYEAPDRTYIGVIEVEPLIKYADLGRDYRPLPKYPAVTRDIALLIKDEVLVIEIENIIRKYSGAILEEITLFDVYKGKQVPEGMKSVAYSISFRSEDRTLTDEEVNAVMKDILKQLEIKLGAKLRE, encoded by the coding sequence ATGAAAGTGCCGCTTAATTGGTTAAGAGATTATGTTGATATAAATGTAACTACAAAGGAGTTTTCCGACGCAATGACCCTGTCGGGCTCAAAAGTTGAAGGAATTGAAGTTCAAGGTGATGAGATTACTAATGTTGTTACAGGAAAAGTTCTTTCTGTTGAAAAGCATCCTAATGCAGACAAACTTGTAGTATGCCAGGTGGATGTAGCTGGTGAGAAATTGCAGATTGTAACAGGAGCACCCAATGTCAATGAGGGTGATATTGTACCTGTTGCGTTGCATGGTTCTACATTGCCTGGGGGAATAAAAATTAAAAAAGGGAAAATCAGAGGAGTAGAATCCCAGGGTATGATGTGTTCTGTAAAAGAACTGGGCATTACTAAGGAGGATTATCCGGGAAGTATTGAGGATGGTATACTTATTCTTAGTCCTGACACACCTGTTGGAAAAGACATTAAGGAAGTTTTGGGGCTTAATGATACTGTATTTGAATTTGAAATAACATCAAACAGGCCGGACTGCCTAAGTGTACTTGGAATAGCCAGGGAAGCTTCTGCAGCTCTCAGGACTGAACTTAAAAAACCTGAAATAACTCTGCGGGAAGAAGGAGACGATGTTAATTCTTACGCAACTGTTAAAATAGAAGATCCGGATTTGTGCCCAAGATATGCAGCAAGGGTTGTAAAAGATGTAAAAATTGAACCTTCACCTGAATGGTTAAGAAGAAGATTAAAGGCAGCTGGAGTAAGGCCAATTAATAATATTGTTGATATAACAAATTATGTAATGTTAGAGCTTGGCCAGCCAATGCACGCTTTTGATCTGGACCGCCTTCAAGGTAAAAAAATCATTGTAAGAAGGGCAAAAAATGGTGAATTATTGAAAACTCTTGATGATCAGGATAGAGTATTGGATTCATCCATGCTTGTTATTGCCGATGAAGAAAAACCCGTAGGAATTGCAGGTGTTATGGGAGGCGCAAATTCAGAAATCACAGAAAATACTAAAATGATATTATTTGAATCTGCTACATTTGACGGGATTACAGTAAGGCTTGGAGCTAAGAAACTTGGCCTGAGAACAGAAGCTTCCAGCCGTTTCGAAAAAGGACTGGACATCCAAAATGTTATTACTGCAATTGACAGGGCTGCACAATTGGTGGAAGAACTGGGTGCAGGGGTAGTTTGCAAAGGAATTATTGACTGTTATCCTAAAAAATATGTTGACAGGTATATTAAACTGCATCCTGAAAAAATAAACGCTCTTCTTGGTACAAATATAGAAACGAAAAAAATGATAGATATACTGAAAGCCTTGGAATTTGAAGTGGACAGTGAAACTATGGATGTGAAAATTCCGAGTTTCAGGGGAGATATTGAGGAACAGGCTGATCTTGCTGAAGAAATTGCAAGATTCTACGACTATAATAACATTGAGGCTACCCTCCTTTCCGGTAAAAATGCAACTTTAGGAGGCAAAACCAGAAAACAGAAAATTGAGGATATAATTAAGAACACTATGATATCCTGTGGGCTCCATGAAACTTATTCTTATTCTTTTACCAGTCCAAAAGTTTTTGATAGGATAAGGATTCCTGAAAACGACAGGCTGAGAAATGCAGTGGTTATTTTAAATCCACTTGGGGAAGATTACAGCATAATGAGAACCACGACCATACCGGATATGCTGGAGATAATAAGCAGGAATTTCAATAGAAAGGTCCCTGAAGGTAAATTCTTTGATACATCCTATGTGTATATACCTGAAGGCATAGAAAGCGGAAAACTTCCTCGGGAGAATATGGTACTTACAATAGGATTGTACGGCAATCTGGACTTCTTTGATCTAAAGGGAATAGCACAGGAGCTTTTTGATGTTCTTGGAATAAATAATGTTGAATATCTTCCTGAAAAAGATAATCCTACTTTCCATCCGGGAAGGACGGCAAGAATACTTTTGAATGGAGAAAACATTGGTGTCATAGGAGAGATTCATCCGGATGTAGCGCAGGAATATGAAGCTCCTGACAGAACCTATATTGGTGTTATTGAAGTTGAGCCTCTTATAAAGTATGCTGATCTTGGAAGAGATTACAGGCCATTGCCCAAATATCCTGCAGTCACAAGGGATATAGCACTTCTGATAAAGGATGAAGTACTAGTTATAGAAATAGAAAATATTATCAGGAAATATTCCGGTGCAATTCTGGAAGAAATAACACTATTTGATGTCTATAAAGGTAAACAAGTTCCGGAAGGAATGAAGAGTGTTGCTTATTCAATTTCATTCAGAAGTGAAGACAGAACTCTTACAGATGAAGAAGTAAACGCTGTTATGAAAGATATACTGAAACAGCTTGAAATAAAATTAGGTGCTAAATTGAGAGAGTAA